The following are encoded in a window of Sphaeramia orbicularis chromosome 20, fSphaOr1.1, whole genome shotgun sequence genomic DNA:
- the rpl7 gene encoding large ribosomal subunit protein uL30 gives MRTCAMKNFSFSVDAMADAEKKVPAVPESLLKRRKAYATMKAMRVKKLLAEKKARKITRKLIYKRAEKYHKEYRQMYRREVRLGRTARKVGNYYVPSEPKLAFVIRIRGINGVSPKVRKVLQLLRLRQIFNGVFVKLNKASINMLRIAEPYIAWGYPNLKSVRELIYKRGHGRMRKQRIALTDNALVEKALGKYGIICVEDLIHEIYTVGKNFKPANNFLWPFKLSSPRGGMNKKTTHFVEGGDAGNREDQINRMIRRMN, from the exons ATGCGCACATGCGCAATGAAAAATTTCTCTTTCTCGGTGGACGCAATGGCGGACGCAGA AAAAAAAGTACCGGCGGTCCCTGAGAGCCTTTTGAAAAGGCGAAAGGCCTACGCCACCATGAAGGCCATGCGCGTCAAGAAGCTGCTGGCTGAAAAAAAG GCCCGTAAAATTACAAGGAAATTGATCTACAAGAGGGCCGAGAAGTACCACAAGGAGTACAGGCAGATGTACAGGCGTGAGGTTCGCCTGGGCCGTACTGCTCGCAAGGTGGGAAACTACTACGTGCCATCTGAGCCTAAATTGGCTTTTGTCATCAGGATCAGAGG tatcAATGGCGTCAGCCCTAAGGTCCGCAAAGTTCTGCAGCTGCTCCGTCTCCGTCAGATCTTCAATGGTGTGTTCGTCAAGCTGAATAAGGCATCAATCAACATGCTTAGGATTGCTGAGCCTTACATTGCCTGGGG ATACCCCAACCTGAAGTCTGTGCGTGAGCTCATCTACAAACGTGGCCACGGCAGGATGAGGAAACAGCGCATTGCCCTCACAGACAACGCATTGGTGGAGAAGGCTCTTG GCAAATATGGCATCATCTGTGTTGAGGACCTCATCCATGAGATTTACACAGTTGGAAAAAACTTCAAGCCTGCCAACAACTTCCTGTGGCCCTTCAAGCTGTCATCACCCCGTGGTGGTATGAACAAGAAGACCACACACTTTGTGGAGGGAGGAGACGCTGGCAACAGGGAGGATCAGATCAACAGAATGATCAGGAGGATGAACTGA